A single window of Coffea eugenioides isolate CCC68of chromosome 7, Ceug_1.0, whole genome shotgun sequence DNA harbors:
- the LOC113777194 gene encoding uncharacterized protein LOC113777194, with the protein MEFLRMNKKVTVGAFKDKVHEELNVNITKDQAYKTCGKAKILIQGKYKQQCTRIWDYCQELLSSNPGSTVHVETEANEFSGKETFRRLYICFAALKKGFKEGCRPVLGMDGCHLRGPHPGVLLTAVGIDANDCIYPVAYAVVETKNKSSWTWFFEFLKFDLTIQDQRQWTFISDRQKGLGSAIQDILPRVEHRHCVGHLHNNFKKVHPGETLKGCIALTGAEPESLVHPYYSRDAYLKAYEPAIGPINGPNNWKRCKRAPMYAPKKLKLSGRPKKARRREPG; encoded by the exons ATGGAGTTCCTGCGGATGAATAAAAAGGTTACGGTTGGTGCATTTAAGGACAAGGTGCATGAAGAACTGAATGTGAACATCACAAAAGATCAGGCTTATAAGACCTGTGGGAAAGCCAAAATTCTGATCCAAGGAAAATATAAGCAGCAATGCACAAGAATTTGGGACTATTGTCAGGAATTGTTGAGCTCAAATCCTGGTTCCACAGTGCATGTAGAGACGGAGGCTAATGAATTTAGTGGAAAAGAGACATTCAGAAGACTATACATTTGTTTTGCAGCCTTGAAGAAAGGTTTTAAAGAAGGTTGTCGGCCTGTACTTGGTATGGATGGGTGCCATCTAAGAGGACCACATCCGGGAGTACTTTTGACAGCAGTAGGGATAGATGCTAATGATTGCATCTATCCTGTTGCATATGCAGTGGTTGAGACCAAAAACAAGAGTTCTTGGACATGGTTCTTTGAATTCTTAAAGTTTGATCTCACAATCCAGGACCAAAGACAATGGACATTTATCAGTGATAGGCAAAAG GGTTTGGGTTCCGCCATCCAAGATATTCTTCCTAGAGTGGAGCATAGGCACTGTGTTGGGCATTTACACAATAATTTCAAAAAGGTCCATCCCGGAGAAACACTCAAAG GTTGCATTGCTTTGACCGGAGCCGAGCCTGAAAGTCTAGTGCATCCATATTACTCAAGAGATGCATATCTAAAGGCTTACGAGCCAGCTATTGGTCCAATTAATGGACCTAATAACTGGAAAAGGTGTAAGAGGGCCCCTATGTATGCACCTAAGAAACTAAAACTTTCCGGTAGGCCTAAGAAGGCAAGGAGGAGAGAGCCGGGATGA